In Lytechinus variegatus isolate NC3 chromosome 12, Lvar_3.0, whole genome shotgun sequence, a single window of DNA contains:
- the LOC121425163 gene encoding armadillo-like helical domain-containing protein 3, translated as MQWCSRSNFVERIVSDDLIPSVDPRSSVFILSTFNMPHPNQQVLRQGSQSKIELKEKILHIYDTFFQGKDPTRDNANFWDEFFLLKANVSYIENELDKLTPAGLLNLKENINALFYHCVMALEESYPIRVVNALQTLCALIRGVYQKAMVDHGFDVINILIGFDSAEQVMQMLIERLNNVLTGDQSISLKNLALKVLLVISTVANNVSQNTLLEYLMMNSVFESIVQILANPVARGEHGYEALLLLTILVNYRKYESANAYIVKLSILDDELALNGLGHVISTILGDFNGRYKAKQDEEKGSGWLSSITSMVGNMFVSEESGTHRAYVRDPNNATLLALYEAVHLNRNFITVLSHNHSDHSGSAPTTPTSPQAPAVPSVVSNLQNPQTVGGVPSTGGSTNILVTFLSYCSIIMQDLKDDERFSNTKLCLLILSCIAEDQYANSFLHDANLTFRVPLHQAPMRHRKQSQDLPARPLACALLDLTVEFILSHMMRNLPQELYLKCLGVIHRVLCYQKKCRVRLQYSWISIWTALISLLKYILASESVLLPSNNIFELACKVVNLFNLFITYGDTFLPSANCYDQLYYELIRMHQVFDNIYHMARRHVTNNGQYKDSANKLANNIVNIRAIINHFTPKIDSWAASQTTALTEEQVLSIVKNNYDTLTLKLQDSLDQFERYAEKPKESAFFTQLVRSLVVNFRVNSGVGNLEQKSVLQEFSTIQ; from the exons ATGCAGTGGTGTTCTCGAAGTAATTTCGTAGAGCGTATAGTTTCAGATGATTTA ATCCCCTCTGTAGATCCGAGATCATCTGTATTCATCCTGTCCACCTTCAACATGCCTCATCCTAATCAACAAGTACTCCGTCAGGGGTCGCAAAGCAAGATTGAACTGAAGGAGAAGATACTCCATATTTACGACACATTCTTCCAG GGGAAAGACCCAACAAGAGACAATGCAAATTTCTGGGATGAATTCTTTCTTCTGAAG GCGAATGTGAGTTATATTGAGAACGAACTTGACAAATTGACTCCTGCTGGCCTGCTTAACCTGAAA GAAAACATCAATGCTCTGTTCTATCACTGTGTAATGGCTCTGGAAGAAAGCTATCCTATCCGTGTGGTCAATGCACTTCAG aCATTATGTGCACTGATTCGAGGTGTTTATCAGAAGGCTATGGTGGATCATGGCTTTGATGTAATCAACATTCTTATTGGTTTTGATTCTGCGGAACAGGTCATGCAG ATGCTCATTGAGAGACTGAACAATGTACTGACAGGAGACCAGTCTATCAGCCTTAAAAATCTTGCCTTGAAAGTActtcttgtcatctcaaca gTTGCCAATAATGTCAGTCAGAACACATTACTAGAATACCTGATGATGAACAGTGTCTTTGAGTCTATTGTACAG ATTTTGGCTAACCCAGTGGCTCGAGGGGAACATGGCTATGAAGCACTTCTCTTGTTGACCATCCTTGTCAACTATAGAAAATATGAG tcTGCAAATGCATACATTGTGAAGCTTTCTATTCTGGATGATGAGCTGGCTTTGAAT GGATTAGGTCATGTAATATCAACAATACTAGGAGACTTTAATGG GAGGTATAAAGCCAAGCAAGATGAAGAGAAAGGAAGTGGATGGCTCTCCTCAATAACATCAATG GTTGGAAACATGTTTGTCTCAGAGGAGTCAGGTACACATCGAGCTTATGT gAGAGATCCCAATAATGCAACATTGCTGGCTCTTTATGAAGCAGTACATCTCAACAGAAATTTCATTACAGTACTATCACAT AATCATTCGGACCATAGTGGCAGTGCTCCAACCACACCCACGTCCCCTCAAGCACCTGCAGTGCCTAGTGTTGTTAGTA ATTTGCAGAACCCTCAGACCGTTGGAGGAGTTCCATCTACTGGTGGATCTACCAACATTCTTGTCACATTTCTTAGTTACTGCTCCATCATCATGCAAGATCTTAAAG ATGATGAGAGATTCAGCAATACCAAGCTCTGTCTACTTATTCTCTCCTGCATCGCTGAAGACCAATATGCAAATTCATTCCTCCATGATGCTAATCTTACATTCAGAGTTCCTCTTCATCAAGCA ccaATGAGACACAGAAAACAGTCCCAAGATCTGCCAGCCAGACCGCTTGCTTGTGCTCTCCTTG ATTTGACTGTTGAGTTCATCCTTAGTCACATGATGAGAAACTTGCCGCAAGAGTTATATTT AAAATGTCTAGGTGTGATTCATAGAGTGTTGTGCTATCAGAAGAAATGCAGAGTGAGATTACAATATTCATGGATCAGTATCTGGACAg cATTGATCAGTCTGCTCAAATATATTTTGGCCAGTGAATCTGTGTTACTGCCATCCAACAACATCTTTGAATTGGCTTGCAAG GTGGTGAACCTGTTCAACCTGTTTATCACCTATGGAGATACCTTCTTGCCCTCAGCAAACTGCTACGATCAACTCTACTATGAACTCATCCGTATGCATCAAGTATTTGACAACATCTACCATATGG CTAGAAGACATGTGACCAACAATGGCCAGTACAAAGACTCCGCCAATAAGCTTGCTAATAACATTGTCAATATCAG AGCTATTatcaatcatttcacacctaAGATTGATTCCTGGGCAGCCAGTCAGACCACAGCGCTTACAGAGGAACAG GTTCTTAGCATCGTGAAGAACAACTACGACACGCTAACTCTGAAGCTGCAGGACAGCTTGGATCAGTTTGAACGCTATGCAGAGAAACCAAAAGAATCGGCTTTCTTCACACAATTG GTGCGATCATTGGTGGTCAACTTCCGGGTCAACTCTGGTGTGGGCAACCTCGAGCAGAAGAGCGTTCTTCAAGAGTTTTCGACCATACAGTGA